Genomic window (Macrobrachium rosenbergii isolate ZJJX-2024 chromosome 48, ASM4041242v1, whole genome shotgun sequence):
GGAAAGTCCCCAATGGGTAGTCATGTTAGCGTTTTAAGCAGTAAAGTTTTGGGGGTTTTCCTCAGCAAGGCTACAACATCTAACGTGATTGGTTAGTTAGGTTTGGGGTTAGCTCCCAATCTCAGAATTTCAGTGAGAGGGAAACATGAACAGATGGCTCCCCCATAAGTGCTTGGGGGCAACAGTAATACTGGGTTGTCTTTGTGTCGACTCacttaatgttcttgtttgttctctgtttatttcgtAGTTTCATATGCCTGTGGTGccaaaaattgtaaatttgacTGGTTTCTCATCCTCCACCGTGTACCCCACCCAGTAACCCCGCTTTCCTAGGGGTACCCTGAACTGTAGGGCAGAAACAAGTGGGGAGCCGTTACATAAACTACCACCCTCCCAGGGGTGTACCTCACCCAGAACCCCACATTCCCAtcaggtcccctagcttgttggttggGAGCAGTTCACCTGCCCtgggggtataccccacccataaccccactttcccatcgggtcccctaccttgttggatgaacttcaAGCCAGGAGCCGTTACATAGCCATCTAACACCCTCCTgaggtataccccacccagaacccgcATTCCCATCGGGTCACCTAGCTTGTTGGTTGGGGAGCATATCACCTGTCAGGGgctataccccacccataaccccagtTTCCCATCGGGTCacctaccttgttggatgaacttcaggggctaattacaggttaattaggctGGAGCGCCAATAATGGACAGTAAATTCTGCAATTAGCAACCAAAACTATAGAAAACGTCAAGTTGTGTCGTCACCGGTtacgcggagctactatatagttctaccttaTGATTAATTATTCTCACCTAAATGTACAGGCTATATAAAAGTTAGCATGTATCATCCTTGTCAGTTTGTTACTTTGTCTAACCCAGAGTGTTGTTTATAGGTATCACTCTTAGGCtatttgatttacttatttaaaatagAAACCTTTAGTAGCCTACACCCACCCGAAACTTGAAGTTCTATGAGAGTTTGTGAAACGTCTCCTCAAGGCGCGCAAACCTATGTTCGTGAACCTAAATGAGCCCTAAAAACGacactaaaactacccatttttgtaaacaaaaagagCTCATAGTAGGTCTTATGAACGTTCATGAATGCTTAAAACGAACCCAAAAGCACCTTCATGAACGTTCATGAAAGCTTAAAAACCTGAAAAGCACCTTTTTCTGCTAATAGCCTGTAGGCCTATATACATTGGGTTCGATCCCCAAGGAAGGCAAGATGGCTAGGTATAAGTCACCTTACACCCTGAGCCTGTACATGTTCACCTAGCAATAAACAGGGGCCTGGTATCAGTGAACTGTTATGATGACCCATCTGGGGAATAGGCTGTCAAACACAAAGATTAAATGTTTCCAAAATGTTGAATAATATACTTGCATTTTAAGAAccaatttattataaatcataatacattacatttaacaaaataatcttTCCATTATACAGTAAAAGTACCCAAAGGAAATAAGCAGAAAAGAACATGGAATAAAGTACCTACACAACGATTTTTTTGTCTGCTGTAATCTTCTTGAAGTTGTAGGCATAAATAGCATATAAAGTAAATTCCTTTTCAACTGTATGTTGAAGAAACCCCATTacacttaaaatttcatttaatatcaccATTCAAAACTGTAcaatcttcattttattatttatcatacacagtaccatatgtacacattactcagcaagaaaataaattaaataatggcATTCCTGGAGTGTGGAGAAACAACTATGGAGTTTAGTATTAACAAGGTCAGCCAAGTCTAGCCGCCTCTATGACAGACTATGCTAATAGAATTAGATGAAGCTAACATGTACAAAACCACAACATGCAAACCTGTTCAATTTTTCACTTATACACAAGGGCTATATAGCCTGTGGCTATATAGGAAAATTTAATCTCATGGCATTCTTACAGTCCATAAAGCACCAACAAAAATGACTCACTCAATTGTCTATAGTACAGCCATAAACGCattaaatgtattataattaGTTTTTACATATTAGAAAGCTACAATATGTCGGTATCCATCCTTCTAATTCCAGATGCTTCATACAGTAGCTATCATAAGTACTGCTACCTTAACTTttaaactgaatgaataaatatcaagaaCAAAATTGGGTATGCAGTCTATGAGCTTTTTACCCAGGAAGGATGAAtagcatagaaaaataaatatagaggagGCAGCTACTAGAATTAGGATAGATCTGACCACTCAGATACAGACTCGTATGTTGAATATGATTTTCTTACTAATTTTTAGTTTGTATCCGAGTCATCAGATATCTCTTGTAGACCTAGTAGAGACAGTGAATCCTCACTGGCAGAGCTATCACCAGGATCTGCACCTCCAGAGTGAAAGTCATTACCAGCCTGTCTTCCCTGTGAATGAGGTTGAGCTCTTCCATGCTCATCACTGTTATTTGACCTTATTATCCCACCTAACCTAGCTTTTTCCCTGTGTTGTTTGGATGATGCTCTAGTGCTTGTGTTTTTCAAATAAACTGAGAGAGCACTTGTTGCCTCTCTTGGATCTATTGAAAGTGTCTTGCATGCAGTAAGGAGAATTATATCCCTTATTTGTGGCATCTTGCTGCTCATGGACATCTTTGTCCCCGATCTACCGGTGGCACAAATATATTGCCAAAGCCAGTCGCCAGCAAGTCTCTGCATTGACACTCGAATGATGTCCAATGCCGAGATTTTACTTCCATGTTTTGGTTTTGGCGCTAATTCTACGAGGACTTTTAAAAGGAAGCCTCTGTTCTTCTCACTATCTAGGTGTTCCTCTGAGAACTGCTTTTCCCGCTCAAGAAGCtgttgataaaacaaatatttattagtattcaaatattgtttcctgtatttataatgaaaaaactgCAGACATGCCCATTTCTTATTGAAAATCACCTGAAAAGCACTGCACATCCTTTAACAATGTCAAGGGGGTGAtttcaggagaatttttttttttatttgacatcacATCTATGAAttctattaaaaattttacacaatGTAAGCTTAAGTGAACTAAAAtgcttctgtaacttttttctgtttttagtgtAGCCAAAAAAtgcttaatataatattaaaagagCTATTTTTAACCTCTGAATGCACTAATCACAAATTTGCTAacttaaaaataagatatttaaattttaaaatagtgGGTGCGGAAAAATTGGCACTTTTAACCATTCCctaattaaaaaacagaaatattaaaacattataatttGATACAAATTCATAGTACACATAAGCCTACATTGTGTGaagttttttacaaaaaaatccaGAGATGTGGTGAATGTCACATTATGGTTTGTCCTGGAAACACCCAAGATTATCTTAAGATAGAGTTTGAATGTGGCAGCGTTGTTTAACCCCCAGAAGGCAGGTGGTAATAAATGTTACCAGTACCATTGTGTACTCAAAAAGCAGGTGGTAACAGGTgttaccagcaaaaaaaaaaaaaaattctactggaAACATCCAGGTTTTTGTTATTTCCTACTTGAATTAAGTCAGAGGAAGCGTTTCCAGTCGTTAAAGAAGGGACCCTATTGATGACACATGATTTTAGATGAATTTCTTCCTTatttccctccctccctgtctctctagccaaaaatgtgattttgtgtttttgtgtacttattgttacttttattacttCATATGCTTGATATGAATAAATGTAGTTAATATGATGAATCCATCAAAACTTATtcgaaaatatagtaaataatatatgtatttttttttttcttttttcacctcGTAACCTTTACTTGACTATGTTCATGATTTTCTTGACCACTGTTCATGATTTACAGGGGAACAAtggtttttaattgatttatggGGGTGGCCAAAAACACCTGCCTTGGGTGGCAAATGTGTCCTTTTATGACCCGCCGTCTAGGAGTTAATACACAATTATTGTAAGCTCAACCTGCCCATTCATTTTACTTATCTatgacagtaaataaattttgcaatACTTTTGGGGAAAGAACATACCCAAAACAAAGTTAACTAAAATACATTAGCAAAAGTAACACTAACACATGCGGATGAAAAAGTGACCcacgtacatactgtacagtgtacgTGCAT
Coding sequences:
- the LOC136831366 gene encoding uncharacterized protein translates to MSQTGHNPSPSTCTSNSILDVNAESGDESQSMQVTSERKAVDGRYKADLNGAVTPRPQGRRLYDDVQESVRNKTKGDERKENQVSGKRRDIQEQTLLLHLLQELKKDVQELKEDVQLIKNRMDMLDPKCGENKTVETTLKTPSRYFWSFGFRANSLEELLEREKQFSEEHLDSEKNRGFLLKVLVELAPKPKHGSKISALDIIRVSMQRLAGDWLWQYICATGRSGTKMSMSSKMPQIRDIILLTACKTLSIDPREATSALSVYLKNTSTRASSKQHREKARLGGIIRSNNSDEHGRAQPHSQGRQAGNDFHSGGADPGDSSASEDSLSLLGLQEISDDSDTN